From a single Triplophysa rosa linkage group LG17, Trosa_1v2, whole genome shotgun sequence genomic region:
- the opn7d gene encoding opsin 7, group member d isoform X2, producing MTVTLFPLAIPSAFAHKWLFGELTCLCYAVCGVLFGLSSLTNLTALSSVCCLKVCFPTYGNKFSYSHACLMIVGVWCYATVFAVGPLASWGHFGPEPYGTACCIDWYAPGNNALAMSYIICLFLFCYALPLAFIVLSYIMILITVRGSRLAIQQHVSPQTKTTNTHVLIVKLSVAVCIGFLSAWSPYAVVAMWTAFGEPSQVPPLAFALAAIFAKSSTVYNPVVYLLFKPNFRKSLSRDTAQIRRRICSSPCKGSPLPEVKDLYPQSSLQCNKDVSNSTRFSNGLADNHSACLQCTETDPHSQQASPQRTACVLIGTSYSEVTMNQMPEAMQVDLM from the exons GTGGTTGTTTGGGGAGTTGACCTGTTTGTGCTATGCTGTATGTGGTGTTCTCTTTGGCTTGTCCAGCCTGACAAACCTTACAGCTCTGTCTTCCGTCTGCTGCCTCAAAGTCTGCTTCCCAACCTACG GTAATAAATTTTCCTACTCTCATGCATGCCTGATGATAGTGGGGGTGTGGTGCTATGCCACTGTGTTTGCCGTGGGGCCCTTAGCAAGTTGGGGTCACTTTGGTCCTGAACCCTATGGGACAGCATGCTGCATAGACTG GTACGCACCAGGCAACAACGCGCTGGCCATGTCTTACATCATCTGCCTCTTCCTCTTCTGCTATGCACTCCCATTAGCCTTCATTGTCCTCTCCTACATCATGATCCTCATCACTGTAAGAGGGTCACGGCTGGCCATACAGCAACATGTGTCTCCACAGACCAAGACAacaaatacacatgtcctcattGTAAAG CTCTCAGTGGCGGTGTGTATCGGTTTTCTGAGTGCATGGAGCCCCTATGCGGTTGTGGCAATGTGGACTGCGTTTGGAGAGCCCAGTCAAGTCCCACCTCTAGCTTTTGCTCTAGCGGCTATCTTTGCCAAGTCCTCTACCGTCTACAACCCTGTTGTGTACCTGCTATTCAAACCCAACTTTCGTAAATCTTTGAGCAGGGACACAGCTCAAATACGAAGACGAATTTGTTCCAGCCCATGTAAGGGAAGCCCTTTGCCTGAAGTAAAGGATCTTTACCCGCAATCATCCCTCCAATGCAATAAGGATGTTAGCAATTCCACTCGCTTTTCCAATGGCCTAGCGGATAACCACAGTGCTTGTCTTCAATGCACAGAGACAGACCCTCATAGTCAACAGGCCTCGCCTCAAAGAACTGCATGCGTGCTCATCGGTACATCCTACAGCGAGGTGACTATGAATCAGATGCCAGAGGCAATGCAAGTTGACCTTATGTGA